GGGTGAAGGAACTGGACTATGTGCTCACGCCGGGGCGGTATGTGGGTTTGCCCGATGATGAGGATGATTTTGATTTCAACGAACGCTTTACCGGATTGAAGACTGAGTTTGAGGCGCAGCTTGTCGAAGAGGCCAAGCTCAATCAGGCGATTGTGGAAAATCTGAAAAAAGTGAAGTTGGTATGAGCAGCAATCTAGAGACGGTTATCAGCGATTTGCCAAGTGACTGGAATATGCTAACGGTAAGCAATCTGATTGATGAAGGCATATTAGAAAGACCAATGGACGGAAACCATGGCGGCAAACATCCAAAAGGAAGCGACTACGTTATCGAAGGTATCCCCTTCGTGATGGCTACCGATATCAACAATGGAAAGATTGACTACGCCAATTGTAAGTACATCAGTAAGAATTTAGCGGATTCCCTTGATAAAGGTTTCGCGCATGTTGGCGATGTCTTGCTGACACACAAAGCATCACTTGGAAGAACTGCAATAGTAGGAACTATTTCAAGCCCATACATTATGCTTACTCCCCAAGTCACTTATTATAGAGTAAGAGATAGGGAAAGACTCAACAATTCATTTCTTAAGTACTATTTTGACTCTCCATTCTTTCAAGATACTTTAGTTAATCATGGGGACAGTGGTTCAACTAGAGCTTATGTGGGGATTACGGCTCAAAAAGAATTGCCTATCCTCCTTCCCCCCCTCCCCGAACAACGCGCCATTGCCGCCGTGCTTTACAGCCTCGACGACAAGATCGACCTGCTGCACCGCCAGAACAAAACCCTGGAAGCCATGGCCGAGACGCTGTTCCGGCAGTGGTTTGTGGTAGAGGCGGATGAGGGGTGGGAGGAAGGTAAGCTTGAATTGATAATGAAGTTATCAAATGGGAAATCAAGACCCAATTCTTCAG
The window above is part of the Gammaproteobacteria bacterium genome. Proteins encoded here:
- a CDS encoding type I restriction enzyme, S subunit encodes the protein MSSNLETVISDLPSDWNMLTVSNLIDEGILERPMDGNHGGKHPKGSDYVIEGIPFVMATDINNGKIDYANCKYISKNLADSLDKGFAHVGDVLLTHKASLGRTAIVGTISSPYIMLTPQVTYYRVRDRERLNNSFLKYYFDSPFFQDTLVNHGDSGSTRAYVGITAQKELPILLPPLPEQRAIAAVLYSLDDKIDLLHRQNKTLEAMAETLFRQWFVVEADEGWEEGKLELIMKLSNGKSRPNSSGLIPVYGGNGILDYTDQSNYEDESIIIGRVGAYCGSLFFENNKIWVSDNALHAKARNDQENYFLFYLLKTLDLNSFAEGSSHPLLTQTLLNSIDITIPPAERRQEFNTLSKILNSKTISNQIQIRTLESLRDTLLPKLMSGEVRIKCQ
- a CDS encoding hypothetical protein (Evidence 5 : Unknown function): MLTPGRYVGLPDDEDDFDFNERFTGLKTEFEAQLVEEAKLNQAIVENLKKVKLV